The DNA region AGTCGACCCGGACGTCCTGTGCCTCGCTGACCAGCGTCGGGTGGTGCTTGCGCCGCGCGTCGAGCAGGTACCGCGCCCCCGTCTCGACGACCACCCGGAGCCCCAACTGGTCCAGCCGCGCGGCGATCCGGTTGGCCTGGCCTGCGATGTCGTCGGCGAACGGGTCGAGGTGGTGGTGGTCGAGGGTCAGCGCGACCCCGGTGTAGCCGAGGTCGGCGATCACCGCGAGGGCGTCGTCGAGCCGGTGGTTGGCGAACCCGTTGGTGCCATAGCCGAGGTCGAAGCTCATGTCGGACTCACCTTCCGGCTCAGCCGCCGCGCCAGCGGCAGCGCCAGCGCGACCACGGCGGCACCGGCCGCCGATCCGGCGCGGGCGGCCAGCGCTGACTGCAACGGCACCATTCCGTGGATGCCTGCCTTCGTCGCACCGCGGACGGTGGCCGCGCTCGGGTCGACCGCGGCCGCGTACTGCGCCCGGCCGACCGAGGCGGCGTACCCGGCGGCCGCCACCGCGCCCGCGACCCGGTGGCGCCAGGAGCGCGCCGGTCCGCCGACCGCGGCGAGCGCGGTCAGCACCGTGCCGCCGACCGCGGCCCGCGCGACCTCGGGCGATCCGCCGTGAACCTCACCGCGCGACAAGGCGGTCACGGCGAAGGTGTGGGCCGCCATGGCCGTCGCCGCGGGCAGGGCCGACGCGGCCCGGGCACGGCCTGCGCCGAGCAGCACATCGAGCCCACGGCAGGCCGCCATCGCGGCGGGCCCGGCCGGGGTGGACTTGAGAACGGTGTCGTAGGACCAGATCGCACCCGCCAGCAAGACCGCGACGCGCGCCGAGTCCCGGCCGCCCGCCCACGCCGCGATGCCCAGACCCGCGGCGGTGAGCGCCGTGGCCGTTGCCAACGCCGCGCCCGGGCTGACCCGGCCGGACGGGATGGGCCGCTCGGGGCGTTCGGTCGCGTCGAGT from Alloactinosynnema sp. L-07 includes:
- a CDS encoding SCO3242 family prenyltransferase; translated protein: MNPYLELVRAPAALTVLGDTVAGAAVSGRPLTGRRLLLPLASVALYWSGMALNDWSDRGLDATERPERPIPSGRVSPGAALATATALTAAGLGIAAWAGGRDSARVAVLLAGAIWSYDTVLKSTPAGPAAMAACRGLDVLLGAGRARAASALPAATAMAAHTFAVTALSRGEVHGGSPEVARAAVGGTVLTALAAVGGPARSWRHRVAGAVAAAGYAASVGRAQYAAAVDPSAATVRGATKAGIHGMVPLQSALAARAGSAAGAAVVALALPLARRLSRKVSPT